Below is a genomic region from Syntrophales bacterium.
AAGATAATTGCTATGGGAAGGTGGATTATGCTGCTTCCCTCCCTCCCGAAAGGCGGAGGCGCCCGTGGCAAAAACCGATTGCGATTTTTGCTGCGACTATCGTAATTGTTGCCGCGGGGGCGCTGCTGGCCGTTAAATTTTTTTTGGCGCCGGTGTCCGTGTCCGTTGCTCAAAAGCTCCCGGCGTCATCGGCAGAGCGGGGAACAGCCTTAGCCGGTTCGACAGGGAAACAAGCGGCGCTCCCAATGCCAAAGCCGGCGGCGGTTCTCGCGGCAGATGACGCCGCCCTGAAGACGAGCGTGGCAAAGCCTTCTGCCGCCGACAGCAAGAAGGTGCAGGACGAGAAAAAGGCTGCGGAGATAAAGCGTCGTCAGGAAGAGGCGGCGCTTGCCCAGCGCAGCGGCAATTTCAGCACGGCCAAGACCCTCTACGGGGAAATATTGACCCTTGATGAAGATAATGTGGAGGCGCTGAACAATCTCGGGGTTGTTTATCTGGCCGAAAAAAAGGGCGACAAGGCACTGGCCCTGTTTCGCCGGGCGGTTTTGCTGAAGAGGGACTATTTGGATCCGTATTACAACATGGCCTGTCTTTACGCGCAGAAAAATGATATTGATCAGAGCCTCTGGTATCTCAAGATGGCGATATCTATAGACAAAGAAGTTATGAATTGGGTAAAAAAGGATGCCGACATGAAAAAGGTGGTAGCATCGCCTAAATTTAAGGAAATAGATGGAGGGGTAAGAAACTGATGCCATCATTAAGCATAATTGAGGAACGAATTGCAGTTGCAAGAGGGAGGGAGAGCGCCGGGGAGAGCCTGGAAGGTCTCCGGAAGCGTGGAAAATCTTCATCCCTGCTAAGGCCGTTATCCGCTCTTTTAAGACAGACCAGGCGGACGTTGCGTGGGGGGAACGCCGTTGTCAATAAATCAAGGTATTCCGTCCTTGTCGCGGCCTTCGTGATTTTTGCCGCCCTGTTTGTTTTACTGCCGGGTGTTTCCGGCGCTGCCCGCATCGCGGGTGAGGAGCAGCCGGTCACAACCGCACCGGCGCCATCCGCGATTGCGCCGCAAAAAACAGCCGCAGAAAAGAATGCCGCGGAGAAAGTGACAAAGACAGTTGCCCCGGCCAAGACAGTCGAAGCCGTGAAGCCGGCTGAGGGAAATGTGCAGGCGCCGCGCACCCCCGCACATGCGATTCCGGCGCCGGTGCAGAGTCAGGAACGAGGTCCGCGCTTCGGGGCAGGACCGTCCCTTGGGGTGCAGCAGCCCGCCTCCGGAGCAACGGCGTCGCCAGTTAATCAACCAGCGGCGGCGGGACAGGCATCCCCGGCCGCTCAACAGAACGCCGCCGCTTCGACTGCTGTCTCTCCGGCTGCCGCCGGGTCGGGCCGGTACGTGACAATCGACTTCGACAATGTGGATATAACTGTTTTTATTAAGTTTGTCAGCGAACTGACCGGCAGGAACTTTGTTGTTGACGAAAAGGTCAAGGGGAAGGTGACGGTCATCTCCCCGAAGAAGATCGCCGTTGCCGAGGTTTACAAGGTGTTCGAGTCGGTTCTCGATATCTACGGTTTTGCCACGGTCGAGGCTGGTGAGGTGATCAAGATTATTCCCGCCCTGGATGCCCGGGGGAAGAACCTGGAGCTTCGGCTCAAAAGAGAGAGTATTGCGCCCGAGGACAAGATCGTGACGCAGATCCTCTCCCTCCAGCACGCGACCCCCGACGATATGAAGAAGGTGCTCGACCCCTTGATCTCCAAGACGAGCGTTGTTCTGTCCTACCCGCCGGCGGGGATGCTGATCATTACCGATGTCCTCTCCAACATCAAGCGTCTTCAGGATATCGTGACTGCCCTCGACGTGGAAGGGGTCGGAGAGCTGATCTCGTACATTCCCCTGAAGTACGCCTCGGCGACGGAGATGGCCAAATCCCTGGCGATGGTTTTTCAGAAGCAGGTCGGCCCCGGCAGGGTGAACATTTCCCCGGTCAGGGTCGTCGCGGATGATCGCACCAACGCGCTGATTATCCTGGCGGCGGAAAACGACATGGCGAGAATCCGGGAGCTCCTGGACCTTATGGACAAGGAGGTTCCCAGAGGGTCAGGGACGATCCGCGTCTATTATCTCCAGAACGCCAAGGCGGAGGATCTGGTCAAGGTTCTCACAGGTCTTCCCCAGCAGGCAAAACCCACCGGTGCGGCGGGGGCCGCTGCCGCGGCTTCATCTTCGGGCGCCGTCTTCTCCAAGAATGTCCAGATCATGGCGGATAAGTCCACGAATTCGCTGATTGTTACTGCCGATCCAGCGGACTACTTGATCATCGAGGATGTGATCCAGAAATTGGACATCACCCGACCTATGGTCTATCTGGAAGGGCTGATCATGGAGGTGAATGCGGAGAAGGGTTTCAAGCTTGGAGTCGAATGGCAGGGAGCGAACGCGGTTTCGTATGACGGCAAGACTGGGGCCATAATCGGTGGCGTCAGCGGAGATAAGGGATCTTATGGCATTGCCCAGGGTCTTATTGCAAATAAAGGTTTACCTTCCGGGCTATCATTCGGTGTGATTGGCCAGATGATCACGGTTGCAACCATTGGGGCCGTTCCGATAACATTTCCCAATCTCGGAGCCTTTATTCAGGCTTATCAGAGCGATTCGGATTTCAGGATTCTCTCCACACCGCAATTGCTGGTGCTTGACAACGAAGACGCGGAGATTACCGTTGGGGAGAATGTTCCCTATGTATCCCGCCAGGATTCAGGGGTGGTGGGAGTGACCGGAACGACGAATTACAGCAGCTACGAATACAAGGACGTTGGCGTTACGCTCAAGGTCACCCCCCAGATCAACAAGGACGGGTTTGTCCGGATGAAGCTCGACCAGACCGTTACGAAGGTCGTTTCCCAGTCCGCATCTGTGGACTCAGCGGGAAGCCAGGTGCTGACGCCGACAACCCTGAAGCGCACCGCCAAGACGACCATTGTGGTCAAGAGCGGGGAGACGGTCGTTATCGGCGGGATGATCCAGGACGATTCCGAAAGCGGAACGTACAAGGTGCCTCTTTTGGGAGACATCCCGCTTCTGGGATGGCTTTTTAAATCAAAATCCACTTCGGCTAAAAGGACTAATCTGTTTGTCTTCATCACCCCCCGGATTATCGAGCAGCCGGAAGACGCCCGCAAGATCAAGGATGAGAAGATGGATTATATGAAGACCATTCAGGAAGGCACGATCCGGACGATGCCGCAGAAGAAGACGGAGGCTAGGGAGAAGCAATGACCGCGCCGTTGGGTTTTTCGACTGAAGGGCATACCGGCCAGCCGGCTGCCGCGCCGGGCGAGTTGCTGCTCCAGGAAAAGGCGCTGACTGAAGCGGCTGGCCTCGATGCCCGTCTTGCGGTTCTTGGAGTTCCGGGGGATATCATTGCCGAGGCGCGGACGCAGGCGCAGGAAAACGACGGCGGGATCGTTGATTTTTTCCTGCAGAAGAAGGCGCTGTCCGAAAGCAGCCTCCTCACGGCGCTGGGGGAGGAGTGGGGAATCCCGTTCTGGAAAAAACTCCCGGTTGACCACATCGACACAGATTTCACCGCCCATTTTCCGATTCAGCACCTGAAAAAACAAAAGGCCGTTCCGCTTATCGATACGCCGCAAGGGGCGGTCATTGCCGTCAACGATCCCTATAATTTTCAGGCGATTGACGATATCTGCCGGATTTTGCACCTGCCGGAGCGGGTGGTGGTGCTGGCAACGCAGGAGGAGATCAACGCGGCGATCAACATCGCCTATGACCTCAGCCGCAGCACGGCTAAGGAGTTTTTCGAGGAAATTTCCGGTGAGTCAACGGACAGCCTCATCTCCGAGATCGAGGAAAAGGGCGATCTGCTTGACGAAACCAGCGACGCCCCGATCATCAAGCTGCTTAATCTGCTGCTTTCCGGGGCGGTCAAGGACCGGGCGAGCGACATCCATATCGAACCGTACCAGGGAAACGTGCGGGTGCGCTACCGGATCGACGGCATCCTCTACGATATCCTGAGTCTGCCCCGCAAGATCCATTCGCCGCTCGTCTCCCGCGTCAAGGTCATGGCGAGCCTCAATATCGCGGAAAAGAGGCTCCCGCAGGACGGCCGGATCGAAATCAAGATCGCTGACCGGAGTGTGGACATCCGCGTCTCGACGATCCCCACCTCGTTCGGGGAGCGGGTCGTGCTGAGACTCCTCGACAAGACCTCGTCGGTGCTGAGACTCTCCGATCTGGGGATGGACGATGAGAAAGTTAGTTCTTTCAATAGTTTAATTAAATCGCCTTACGGAATTATCCTTGTCACGGGGCCGACCGGAAGCGGCAAGACGACGACCCTCTACGCGGCGCTTTCCAGCATCAACAGCCCGGAGGTGAACATCATCACGATCGAAGACCCCGTCGAGTACCAGATCGAGGGGATCGGCCAGATCCAGGTGAACCCGAAGATTGATCTGACCTTTGCCCAAGGGTTGCGTTCCATCGTTCGCCAGGACCCGGACGTGATCCTGATCGGCGAGGTGCGCGACCGGGAGACGGCGGAGATCGCGATTCAGTCGTCGCTTACCGGCCATCTCGTCTTTTCGACGCTGCACACCAACGATGCATCCTCTGCAGTGACGCGCCTTATCGACATGGGGATCGAGCCGTACCTTGTCACCTCATCCGTCATTGCGATCATTGCCCAGCGGCTCGTCCGGGTGCTTTGCCCGAAGTGCAAGGAGGCCTACATCCCCGACGAGGAGTCGCTTATCAATCTGGGACTGGGCAGAAAAAACCATTCGGAAACGGTATTTTACCGGCGAACCGGCTGTGCGGCCTGCATGAACACCGGCTACCGGGGGCGGACGGCGATCTTCGAGGTGCTGATCCTCGATGATGCCATGAAACGAATGATTCTGAAGACTTCCGATTCCAACCAGATTCAGGACGAGGCTGTCCGGCGCGGAATGGCGACGCTGCTTGCCGACGGCGCCAAAAAGGTGCGGGAGGGGACGACAACGATCGAAGAGGTCTTCCGCGTCACCCGTATCCTGAAGCGTGAGGAAGACATCGAGGAAGTTGTTTAATTGGGGACTGTTCATTAATTGGGGACAGCCACTAATAAATTTATTAGTGGCTGTCCCCAATTAATAAAGGAGTAGAATATGAACGGAAATGAGCGCCGACAGACAGGACGACAGATCCCCCGTTTTTTACGGGCGGGCGCGCTGCTGGGGTTTGTGTTTGCGCTCGTTTTTTGGGGTTCTCCCGTTTTCGGGGAGGAACTGACGATCCCCGACCAGCGGGCCAAAGCGGGACAGGATATCCGCGTTCCCTTGGTCGTCGATCAGGTGGAGCATCTCGCCGGCGTCAAGCTGGTTATTGCTTATAACAAGGAACTGCTCACGTTTAAGGGAGGCGCCCGGTCGAAAAGCACCGATTCGATGATGCACGTCATCAACGACAAAACCCCGGGCAAACTGATCGTAGTCATGGCGGCCGCCCGGGGAATATCGGGCAAGGACGTCACCTTGCTTACGCTCTTTTTTTCCCTAAAAAAGGGTTTGACCGATAATCGCGAAACCCTGCTCGAAACTGCGGAAGTGCAGCTTATGGGCGACGACCTCAAGGACATCCCCTGCAAGACAAAATCAGGCAAAATCACTATAATTGGGGACAGCCACTAATAAGTTTATTAGTGGCTGTCCCCAATTAATTCGGCGAGCTTGAATTTCTGAACCTTGCCGCTTCTGGTCATCGGGAAGCTTGCGACGATTCTGACGTTGCCGGGCATTTTGTCGGGGGGCACGACTCCTTGCAGGTAAGAGGCCACCTGCTGTTCGGTAAGGAGCGAGCCCTCTTTCAACCGCACCCACGCTGCCGCCTCCTGCCCCTTTTCCGGATGGGGAAAGCCGAAGACCTGTGCCTCGGCGATCTCCGGATGTCTGTACAAAACATCTTCTATTTCCGATGGATAGATTTCCAGCCCGTCTCTGCGGATCACATCCTTCAGCCGCCCGGTGATGTAAACATACCCCCGCTCATCCATCCGCCCCAGATCCCCGGTATGGTACCAGCCGTCATGGTCGATGGCGTTTGCCGTCGCGCCCGGCATTCGATAGTATCCCTGCATCAGAAAGCCGCGGGTGCAGATTTCCCCGGCGCTTCCCACCGGCAGATCTTCGCCGGTTTGCGGATCGACTATTTTGACCTCATTGCAGGCAAGGGAGGTTCCGATCGTTCCTACCCGCAGCTCAACGGGGTCGCCCGAGAGGGTCATGGTCAGCCACGAACTGGCCTCGGTAGTTCCATAGGCGACCGCGATTTCGGAGACACCCACGTCCTCCACCAGTTTTCGCATCAGTTCGACGGGACAGGGAGCGCCGCCCAACACCCCCCGCTTCACCAAGGCCCAGTCCTCCTTGCGGAATTCCGGGTTTTCCAGTAGGGCGATAATCATGGAGGGAGAGCCGTAAATGGCTGTGCAGCCCTCTTCCCGAATGGCTTGGAGAATTTTCGGGGGGGCAAAGGCAGCGGCGGGCATGATCAGCGCCGCCCCCTGGATCAGGCCCGAAAGGGCGATGCAGGTGCTCCCGAACATGTGAAAAAGGGGAAAGAAGAGGCAAAGCCGGTCGGTATGAGTGAGGCCCTGACGCTCGTTGGAAAAAAGCGATTTGTTGAGGAGCCCGAGATGGTTTAGCACCACCCCCTTCGGCCGGCCCGTTGTGCCGGAGGTAAACATAATGGCAACCGGATCCGCCGGACGCACCCCCGCGACGGCGCTTTCGAAACGCTCCTTCGTGACGCCTTCCCCGTGCGCGGAGAGTTCAGTCCACGGGAGCATATCGGGGAAAATTTCGTCGGAGATGGTAATTGTCTCACGTAAAAGGGGCAGTTCATCTTTGATCTTGCGGAGCATCTCCACATATTCCTGCCCCTCCATTCCGGCGGCCATGATGATGCCCCGGCATTCGGACTGCTCCAGAATGAAGCGCAGGTCGTCTTCCCGCATCCCTGGGTCCACTGGAACAACGACTCCCCCGCTGGCGGCGATGCCGAGAAAGGCGATGATCCACTCCGGGATATTCGGCGCCCATAAGGCGATCTTGTCCCCTTTCCCGAGTCCCAGCGCGATCAGCCCCCGTGCGGCCCTTTCCGCATGCAGCTTCAGCCGCCGATAGCTGCAGCGCACGCCTCGTTCCCGATGGATCAGGGCGTCCCGCTCGGGATAGCGCGCGACAATTTCCTCCACCAACTCCCAGATAGTCTTCCTTACGAACTCCATCGCCTGTCCCCCATAAATAAG
It encodes:
- a CDS encoding AMP-binding protein is translated as MEFVRKTIWELVEEIVARYPERDALIHRERGVRCSYRRLKLHAERAARGLIALGLGKGDKIALWAPNIPEWIIAFLGIAASGGVVVPVDPGMREDDLRFILEQSECRGIIMAAGMEGQEYVEMLRKIKDELPLLRETITISDEIFPDMLPWTELSAHGEGVTKERFESAVAGVRPADPVAIMFTSGTTGRPKGVVLNHLGLLNKSLFSNERQGLTHTDRLCLFFPLFHMFGSTCIALSGLIQGAALIMPAAAFAPPKILQAIREEGCTAIYGSPSMIIALLENPEFRKEDWALVKRGVLGGAPCPVELMRKLVEDVGVSEIAVAYGTTEASSWLTMTLSGDPVELRVGTIGTSLACNEVKIVDPQTGEDLPVGSAGEICTRGFLMQGYYRMPGATANAIDHDGWYHTGDLGRMDERGYVYITGRLKDVIRRDGLEIYPSEIEDVLYRHPEIAEAQVFGFPHPEKGQEAAAWVRLKEGSLLTEQQVASYLQGVVPPDKMPGNVRIVASFPMTRSGKVQKFKLAELIGDSH
- a CDS encoding cohesin domain-containing protein, which translates into the protein MNGNERRQTGRQIPRFLRAGALLGFVFALVFWGSPVFGEELTIPDQRAKAGQDIRVPLVVDQVEHLAGVKLVIAYNKELLTFKGGARSKSTDSMMHVINDKTPGKLIVVMAAARGISGKDVTLLTLFFSLKKGLTDNRETLLETAEVQLMGDDLKDIPCKTKSGKITIIGDSH
- the gspD gene encoding type II secretion system secretin GspD; translation: MPSLSIIEERIAVARGRESAGESLEGLRKRGKSSSLLRPLSALLRQTRRTLRGGNAVVNKSRYSVLVAAFVIFAALFVLLPGVSGAARIAGEEQPVTTAPAPSAIAPQKTAAEKNAAEKVTKTVAPAKTVEAVKPAEGNVQAPRTPAHAIPAPVQSQERGPRFGAGPSLGVQQPASGATASPVNQPAAAGQASPAAQQNAAASTAVSPAAAGSGRYVTIDFDNVDITVFIKFVSELTGRNFVVDEKVKGKVTVISPKKIAVAEVYKVFESVLDIYGFATVEAGEVIKIIPALDARGKNLELRLKRESIAPEDKIVTQILSLQHATPDDMKKVLDPLISKTSVVLSYPPAGMLIITDVLSNIKRLQDIVTALDVEGVGELISYIPLKYASATEMAKSLAMVFQKQVGPGRVNISPVRVVADDRTNALIILAAENDMARIRELLDLMDKEVPRGSGTIRVYYLQNAKAEDLVKVLTGLPQQAKPTGAAGAAAAASSSGAVFSKNVQIMADKSTNSLIVTADPADYLIIEDVIQKLDITRPMVYLEGLIMEVNAEKGFKLGVEWQGANAVSYDGKTGAIIGGVSGDKGSYGIAQGLIANKGLPSGLSFGVIGQMITVATIGAVPITFPNLGAFIQAYQSDSDFRILSTPQLLVLDNEDAEITVGENVPYVSRQDSGVVGVTGTTNYSSYEYKDVGVTLKVTPQINKDGFVRMKLDQTVTKVVSQSASVDSAGSQVLTPTTLKRTAKTTIVVKSGETVVIGGMIQDDSESGTYKVPLLGDIPLLGWLFKSKSTSAKRTNLFVFITPRIIEQPEDARKIKDEKMDYMKTIQEGTIRTMPQKKTEAREKQ
- the gspE gene encoding type II secretion system ATPase GspE yields the protein MTAPLGFSTEGHTGQPAAAPGELLLQEKALTEAAGLDARLAVLGVPGDIIAEARTQAQENDGGIVDFFLQKKALSESSLLTALGEEWGIPFWKKLPVDHIDTDFTAHFPIQHLKKQKAVPLIDTPQGAVIAVNDPYNFQAIDDICRILHLPERVVVLATQEEINAAINIAYDLSRSTAKEFFEEISGESTDSLISEIEEKGDLLDETSDAPIIKLLNLLLSGAVKDRASDIHIEPYQGNVRVRYRIDGILYDILSLPRKIHSPLVSRVKVMASLNIAEKRLPQDGRIEIKIADRSVDIRVSTIPTSFGERVVLRLLDKTSSVLRLSDLGMDDEKVSSFNSLIKSPYGIILVTGPTGSGKTTTLYAALSSINSPEVNIITIEDPVEYQIEGIGQIQVNPKIDLTFAQGLRSIVRQDPDVILIGEVRDRETAEIAIQSSLTGHLVFSTLHTNDASSAVTRLIDMGIEPYLVTSSVIAIIAQRLVRVLCPKCKEAYIPDEESLINLGLGRKNHSETVFYRRTGCAACMNTGYRGRTAIFEVLILDDAMKRMILKTSDSNQIQDEAVRRGMATLLADGAKKVREGTTTIEEVFRVTRILKREEDIEEVV
- a CDS encoding tetratricopeptide repeat protein encodes the protein MSYINEALRKAQTEKDNCYGKVDYAASLPPERRRRPWQKPIAIFAATIVIVAAGALLAVKFFLAPVSVSVAQKLPASSAERGTALAGSTGKQAALPMPKPAAVLAADDAALKTSVAKPSAADSKKVQDEKKAAEIKRRQEEAALAQRSGNFSTAKTLYGEILTLDEDNVEALNNLGVVYLAEKKGDKALALFRRAVLLKRDYLDPYYNMACLYAQKNDIDQSLWYLKMAISIDKEVMNWVKKDADMKKVVASPKFKEIDGGVRN